The Peribacillus sp. FSL P2-0133 genome has a segment encoding these proteins:
- a CDS encoding transcription antiterminator, with the protein MNGFIVEKVLNNNVVIATHPSYGEVVSIGKGLGFNRKKGEELSPELAEKTFVLKNVKEQESYKKLLPQIDQNLQAAIIESIHLINDRVTGKLNEHIHVGLTDHLLFALQRVSQGMTIKNPFLKETITLYPFEHDIAVDVIELIQDKTGIGLPQGEIGFITLHIHSAISNKDLSEVNQHSQLIYHLIQVVEEQLNVKINKDSIDYSRLVRHLRFMIDRVLAGEQVEEPEKIAMLLKEEYPLCYNISWKLIKIMQQKLGRPVCDAEAVYLTMHIQRLQKKIK; encoded by the coding sequence ATGAATGGCTTTATCGTTGAAAAGGTTTTGAACAATAACGTGGTGATTGCCACGCATCCGTCGTATGGAGAAGTCGTTTCTATTGGAAAGGGCTTAGGCTTCAACCGAAAGAAGGGCGAAGAGTTAAGTCCGGAACTTGCGGAGAAAACGTTTGTCCTGAAAAATGTTAAGGAACAGGAAAGTTACAAAAAACTTTTGCCGCAGATCGATCAAAATCTTCAAGCTGCCATTATAGAATCCATTCATCTCATTAACGACCGAGTAACTGGGAAACTCAATGAACATATACATGTCGGTTTAACTGATCATTTATTGTTCGCCCTTCAGCGTGTTTCACAAGGAATGACTATCAAAAACCCATTCTTGAAAGAAACGATAACCCTTTATCCTTTTGAACATGATATTGCTGTTGATGTAATCGAATTAATTCAAGATAAGACAGGCATAGGCCTGCCCCAAGGGGAAATTGGTTTTATTACGCTTCATATTCATAGTGCAATATCAAATAAAGACTTATCGGAAGTCAATCAGCATTCGCAGTTAATCTATCATCTTATCCAGGTCGTTGAAGAACAGCTCAACGTAAAAATTAATAAGGATAGCATAGACTATTCACGTTTGGTCCGTCATTTAAGATTCATGATAGACAGGGTGTTGGCAGGGGAACAAGTAGAGGAACCCGAAAAAATAGCAATGCTATTGAAAGAAGAATATCCTCTGTGTTACAATATCTCTTGGAAGCTAATAAAAATTATGCAGCAGAAATTAGGCAGACCGGTTTGTGATGCGGAAGCTGTCTATCTAACGATGCATATCCAGCGATTACAAAAGAAAATTAAATAA
- a CDS encoding DUF58 domain-containing protein has product MVGLVLLMTVSFCYAMFQGGFVSWFIFYSFLPFSVYASILLFYPLHDLTVERKVNKRECQAGESVEIALTFTRKNRLPLLFMVVEEELPQRLEDRGFQRKIIIFPGFRRTFSMSYTLEDMERGEHSFQSIRFWIGDFFGLVEKEAIYSSPLKITVFPRYHELAYSDLDRVFNQGAVVSTKKTQREQSVVSGVREYQPGDQLSWINWKATARTSEIMTKEFEVQKNRDVFIMLDDKPSDLFEESIVMAASVAHAMLKKGMEIGYVSMGSRMIIPAAAGNNQKRKIFYRLVKEEPSVVNALNENVRKGILPANACVIFIVSDLTLEKVDILSAFRPNQGLMLCVKKQADLTDEERLSSSTAVSRGIKVSFFEHGQLKIDRSEVMAK; this is encoded by the coding sequence GTGGTCGGACTTGTATTACTCATGACCGTTTCCTTTTGCTATGCAATGTTTCAAGGCGGTTTTGTCAGTTGGTTCATTTTTTATTCGTTTTTGCCGTTTTCTGTGTACGCTTCGATTCTGCTGTTTTATCCGCTGCATGATTTGACCGTTGAGAGAAAGGTCAATAAAAGGGAATGCCAGGCCGGCGAATCTGTTGAAATAGCATTGACGTTTACCCGTAAAAACCGGCTGCCCCTATTATTTATGGTGGTAGAGGAGGAATTGCCTCAGCGGCTGGAAGATAGGGGATTCCAAAGGAAAATAATTATCTTTCCGGGATTCAGGCGTACTTTCAGCATGTCATATACCTTGGAAGACATGGAGCGTGGAGAGCATTCGTTTCAATCGATCCGCTTTTGGATTGGGGACTTTTTCGGGTTAGTCGAAAAGGAAGCGATATATAGTTCACCTCTGAAAATAACTGTTTTTCCTCGTTATCATGAGCTTGCCTACAGTGATCTTGATCGAGTGTTCAATCAGGGGGCAGTTGTTTCAACAAAGAAAACACAACGTGAACAATCAGTGGTATCCGGAGTAAGGGAATATCAGCCAGGCGATCAGTTATCATGGATTAATTGGAAGGCGACGGCCAGAACGAGTGAAATCATGACGAAGGAATTCGAAGTGCAGAAAAACCGGGATGTATTCATCATGCTTGATGATAAGCCGTCGGATTTATTCGAAGAATCCATTGTAATGGCGGCTTCCGTTGCCCACGCCATGTTAAAGAAAGGCATGGAAATTGGGTATGTGAGTATGGGATCGAGGATGATCATACCGGCAGCAGCAGGCAATAACCAGAAACGAAAGATTTTTTACAGACTTGTTAAAGAGGAGCCGAGTGTTGTAAACGCATTGAACGAAAACGTCAGGAAGGGAATTCTTCCGGCAAACGCTTGTGTGATATTCATCGTTTCAGACTTAACATTAGAAAAGGTGGACATATTGAGTGCTTTCCGGCCTAATCAGGGATTAATGTTATGTGTTAAGAAACAGGCGGATCTTACTGATGAGGAAAGGTTGTCAAGTTCTACAGCTGTTTCGAGGGGGATAAAGGTTAGCTTTTTTGAACATGGCCAACTAAAGATTGATAGATCAGAGGTGATGGCAAAATGA
- the ptsG gene encoding glucose-specific PTS transporter subunit IIBC — protein MFKKLFGVLQKIGKALMLPVAILPAAGILLAFGNALQNETLLDIAPFLASGGVEMVASVMENAGNIIFGNLPLLFAVGVAIGLAGGEGVAGLAAIIGFLIMNVTMGTVLGIDTADIESNGAVYSNVLGIPTLGTGVFGGIIVGVMAAVMYNKFYEIELPSYLGFFAGKRFVPIVTAASAVILGLLMILVWPTIQSGLNSFSENMLGANLTLGAFVFGVVERALIPFGLHHIFYSPFWFEFGSYIPQGGGTPVRGDQAIFMAQIKDGVQNLTAGTFMTGKYPFMMFGLPAAALAIYHEARPERKKIVGGLMASAALTSFLTGITEPLEFAFLFVAPVLFGIHCLFAGLSFMTMHLLDVKIGMTFSGGLIDYVLFGLINPQTNAWIVIPVGLVFAVIYYFGFRFAIRKFNLKTPGREVEEDEEAEGTASTAGSLPGDILDAMGGKENISHLDACITRLRVSVNDIGNVDKNRLKKLGAAGVLEVGNNIQAIFGPRSETIKGQMKDIIDGKRPRKVEASPEVGVEKQIEDVVPKPLRTDEVSERFVSPIKGELKPITEVPDAVFAEKMMGDGFAIVPEEGLVVSPVDGTIVNLFPTKHAIGIVSEAGREILIHVGIDTVKLEGKGFEALVAQGDKVTSGQPLLKVDIEYVKNNASSIITPIVFTNLSEGESVKIEKAGNVDREEADVISINK, from the coding sequence ATGTTTAAGAAGTTGTTTGGTGTTTTGCAAAAAATCGGAAAAGCTTTGATGCTTCCTGTAGCCATTTTACCAGCGGCCGGAATTTTGCTTGCGTTTGGTAATGCACTGCAAAACGAAACTTTGTTGGATATCGCCCCGTTTCTTGCGAGTGGCGGAGTGGAAATGGTTGCATCGGTAATGGAGAATGCCGGAAATATTATTTTTGGGAATCTTCCCTTGTTGTTTGCTGTGGGGGTCGCAATTGGGTTAGCTGGCGGAGAAGGTGTTGCCGGCCTGGCTGCGATTATCGGGTTCTTGATTATGAATGTAACGATGGGAACTGTTCTTGGGATTGACACTGCCGACATTGAGAGCAATGGTGCGGTGTATAGTAATGTTCTGGGAATCCCGACGTTGGGGACGGGCGTGTTCGGCGGTATTATTGTCGGTGTCATGGCTGCTGTTATGTATAATAAATTTTATGAAATTGAACTGCCTTCTTATTTAGGATTCTTTGCAGGTAAACGATTTGTACCGATTGTAACAGCCGCAAGCGCAGTTATTCTTGGGTTGTTGATGATTTTAGTTTGGCCGACGATTCAATCGGGGTTAAATTCATTTTCCGAAAATATGTTGGGTGCTAACCTGACTCTGGGAGCTTTCGTGTTTGGGGTTGTAGAACGTGCGTTGATTCCTTTCGGATTGCATCATATCTTCTATTCGCCATTCTGGTTCGAGTTTGGCAGCTATATCCCTCAAGGCGGGGGAACGCCAGTCAGAGGAGACCAAGCCATCTTCATGGCACAAATTAAAGATGGTGTACAGAATTTAACGGCAGGTACCTTCATGACTGGTAAGTATCCATTCATGATGTTCGGGTTACCAGCTGCGGCTTTGGCCATTTATCATGAAGCAAGACCGGAAAGAAAGAAAATAGTCGGGGGCTTGATGGCTTCTGCGGCACTTACATCTTTCTTGACGGGGATTACTGAGCCACTTGAATTTGCATTCTTATTTGTTGCACCGGTACTTTTCGGGATCCACTGTCTGTTTGCGGGTCTATCATTCATGACCATGCATTTACTGGACGTAAAAATCGGGATGACGTTTTCTGGTGGTTTGATCGATTACGTACTGTTCGGTTTAATTAATCCGCAAACCAATGCATGGATCGTTATTCCGGTTGGTTTGGTCTTTGCGGTTATCTATTACTTTGGATTCCGATTTGCGATAAGGAAATTTAACCTTAAAACTCCTGGCCGTGAAGTGGAAGAAGATGAGGAAGCGGAAGGAACTGCAAGTACAGCTGGAAGTCTTCCTGGAGATATCTTGGATGCTATGGGCGGAAAAGAAAATATTTCTCACTTGGATGCATGCATTACCCGTCTTCGTGTATCAGTCAATGACATCGGTAATGTTGATAAAAATAGGTTGAAGAAACTTGGTGCCGCTGGAGTTCTGGAAGTGGGTAATAACATCCAGGCAATCTTCGGACCGCGTTCAGAAACTATCAAGGGACAAATGAAAGATATCATCGATGGAAAAAGGCCTCGTAAAGTAGAAGCGTCTCCTGAAGTAGGTGTGGAAAAACAAATTGAGGATGTCGTCCCGAAACCTTTACGGACGGATGAAGTTTCCGAGCGTTTTGTTTCTCCTATTAAAGGGGAATTAAAACCGATCACGGAAGTGCCTGATGCAGTTTTTGCTGAAAAAATGATGGGTGATGGATTTGCCATTGTACCGGAGGAAGGATTGGTTGTTTCTCCTGTAGACGGTACGATCGTTAACCTATTCCCGACTAAACATGCAATAGGTATCGTTTCCGAAGCTGGACGTGAAATCTTGATACATGTCGGGATCGATACAGTTAAGTTAGAAGGCAAAGGTTTCGAAGCACTTGTCGCTCAAGGAGATAAAGTGACAAGCGGACAGCCATTGCTTAAAGTTGATATAGAGTATGTCAAAAACAATGCCAGCTCTATCATTACGCCAATCGTCTTTACTAACCTTTCCGAAGGTGAAAGTGTGAAGATTGAAAAGGCCGGAAATGTAGATAGGGAAGAAGCGGACGTAATTTCCATCAATAAATAA
- a CDS encoding MoxR family ATPase: MIYKQVNQKLEMVLGNIEKVIIGKRDIAELSIVALLSGGHVLLEDVPGVGKTVMVRALAKSIGASFKRIQFTPDLLPSDVTGVSIFNPKEQEFIFRPGPIMGHIILADEINRTSPKTQSALLEAMEEASVTIDGVTRGLEKPFFVMATQNPIEYEGTYPLPEAQLDRFLLKMKMGYPGVEEEIEVLNRAQYTVPLEELESVITLDELIELQAEVKAVIVDDTIKRYIVELANRTRAHEGVYLGVSPRGSIALMKASQAYALIQGRDYVLPDDVQYLVPFVFSHRLILKPEANYDGFDAGMVIHEVVATTQVPVKRAMT, encoded by the coding sequence ATGATTTATAAGCAGGTCAATCAAAAACTGGAAATGGTTCTGGGGAATATCGAAAAGGTGATTATCGGAAAACGAGATATAGCAGAACTAAGTATCGTGGCACTCCTTTCCGGTGGACATGTCTTATTGGAGGATGTTCCGGGCGTGGGGAAGACAGTCATGGTAAGGGCACTGGCAAAATCTATAGGTGCAAGCTTTAAGCGAATTCAATTCACACCTGATTTACTTCCTTCTGATGTTACTGGTGTTTCGATCTTCAATCCTAAGGAACAAGAATTCATTTTTAGGCCGGGTCCGATAATGGGACATATTATTTTAGCCGATGAAATTAACCGGACCTCGCCGAAAACTCAGTCTGCATTGCTTGAAGCCATGGAAGAGGCAAGTGTGACGATTGATGGTGTCACAAGGGGATTGGAGAAGCCGTTCTTCGTAATGGCGACACAAAATCCGATCGAGTACGAGGGAACATATCCGCTTCCGGAGGCTCAATTGGATAGATTCCTATTAAAAATGAAAATGGGCTATCCAGGTGTGGAAGAAGAGATAGAGGTTCTTAATAGAGCTCAATACACGGTACCGCTTGAAGAGCTGGAATCCGTCATCACATTGGATGAATTGATAGAATTACAGGCTGAGGTAAAAGCTGTGATAGTGGACGACACAATAAAACGATATATTGTTGAATTGGCGAATCGAACACGTGCGCATGAAGGGGTCTATTTAGGTGTAAGCCCGCGTGGATCGATAGCATTGATGAAAGCATCCCAAGCTTACGCGCTGATCCAGGGCAGGGACTATGTTCTGCCGGACGATGTTCAATATTTAGTTCCATTCGTATTTTCCCACCGGCTTATTTTGAAACCTGAAGCGAATTATGATGGCTTCGATGCTGGAATGGTGATACATGAAGTTGTGGCGACAACACAGGTGCCTGTGAAGCGGGCTATGACCTAA
- the guaA gene encoding glutamine-hydrolyzing GMP synthase, protein MPGKTELQKNQEMIVVLDFGSQYNQLITRRIREFGVYSELHPHTITVEEIEKMNPTGIIFSGGPNSVYDANAFGCDERIFEMGLPIFGICYGMQLMTKHFGGKVEPAKNREYGKATLSIQNESKLFSDLPKEQIVWMSHGDLVVETPEGFQIDGTNPSCPISAMSDESRKLYAVQFHPEVRHSVYGNDILKNFVFGVCGCKGDWSMENFIEIEMEKIRQTVGDKKVLCALSGGVDSSVVAVLIHKAIGDQLTCIFVDHGLLRKGEAEGVMETFREGFNMNVIKVDAKERFLSKLAGVSDPEQKRKIIGNEFIYVFDDEATKLEGIDFLAQGTLYTDIIESGTATAQTIKSHHNVGGLPEDMQFKLIEPLNTLFKDEVRALGSEMGIPDEIVWRQPFPGPGLGIRVLGEISDEKLEIVRESDHILREEIKKNGLEREIWQYFTVLPNIRSVGVMGDARTYDYTIGIRAVTSIDGMTSDWARIPWDVLEIISTRIVNEVNHVNRVVYDITSKPPATIEWE, encoded by the coding sequence GTGCCGGGGAAAACAGAATTGCAAAAAAACCAGGAAATGATCGTAGTACTTGATTTCGGAAGCCAATATAATCAATTGATCACTCGTCGTATCCGCGAATTTGGTGTGTACAGTGAGCTTCATCCTCATACAATTACTGTAGAAGAAATCGAGAAAATGAACCCAACGGGAATAATTTTCTCAGGGGGTCCGAACAGTGTTTATGATGCAAATGCATTTGGTTGCGATGAACGCATATTCGAAATGGGCCTTCCGATTTTCGGTATTTGTTATGGCATGCAGCTTATGACTAAACATTTTGGCGGTAAGGTGGAGCCAGCGAAAAACCGTGAATACGGAAAAGCGACACTTTCCATTCAAAATGAGTCTAAGTTATTCAGCGACCTGCCGAAAGAACAGATCGTCTGGATGAGCCATGGTGATCTAGTGGTGGAAACGCCTGAAGGTTTCCAAATTGATGGGACGAACCCATCTTGCCCAATTTCGGCTATGAGTGACGAGTCACGCAAATTATATGCCGTGCAATTCCATCCTGAAGTCCGTCATTCCGTATACGGTAATGACATTTTGAAAAATTTCGTATTCGGCGTTTGTGGCTGTAAAGGTGACTGGTCAATGGAGAACTTCATTGAAATTGAGATGGAGAAAATCCGCCAAACGGTCGGGGATAAAAAAGTGTTATGCGCATTGAGTGGCGGTGTGGATTCATCCGTGGTTGCTGTATTGATCCATAAAGCGATTGGCGATCAGCTGACATGTATTTTCGTTGATCATGGATTACTTCGTAAAGGGGAAGCCGAAGGTGTAATGGAAACATTCAGGGAAGGCTTCAATATGAACGTAATCAAGGTCGATGCAAAAGAACGTTTCCTATCGAAACTTGCTGGCGTTTCAGATCCAGAACAAAAACGGAAAATCATCGGTAACGAGTTCATCTACGTATTCGATGACGAAGCAACGAAGCTCGAAGGAATTGATTTCCTTGCACAGGGTACACTTTACACAGACATTATCGAGAGTGGTACAGCTACTGCACAAACAATTAAATCGCATCACAACGTTGGCGGTCTGCCGGAAGATATGCAATTTAAATTGATTGAGCCTTTGAACACTCTATTCAAGGATGAAGTGCGTGCACTTGGTAGTGAAATGGGCATTCCGGATGAAATCGTTTGGCGTCAACCATTCCCGGGTCCAGGTTTAGGTATTCGTGTATTAGGTGAAATTTCAGATGAAAAACTTGAAATCGTTCGTGAATCTGACCATATCTTACGTGAAGAAATTAAAAAGAATGGTTTAGAACGTGAAATCTGGCAGTACTTTACGGTGCTTCCTAACATTCGAAGCGTAGGGGTAATGGGCGACGCGCGTACGTATGATTATACAATCGGGATCCGTGCGGTTACATCCATTGACGGAATGACGTCCGATTGGGCAAGAATCCCTTGGGATGTACTTGAAATCATCTCAACGAGAATCGTTAATGAAGTAAACCATGTAAACCGCGTCGTGTATGACATTACGTCTAAGCCACCTGCAACGATCGAGTGGGAATAA
- a CDS encoding DUF3951 domain-containing protein, protein MAYVYTLFVISAIGFVCYRLLKKKSTPSNRYTPYDDITMGIKGDDIQQDNPIQDTKHPIQYEEKSNNDKTV, encoded by the coding sequence ATGGCATATGTTTATACTTTATTTGTTATTTCTGCAATAGGCTTTGTTTGTTATCGGCTGCTTAAAAAGAAATCAACGCCTTCAAATAGATATACACCTTATGATGACATCACAATGGGAATTAAAGGTGACGATATACAACAAGATAATCCAATACAGGATACCAAGCATCCCATTCAATATGAAGAGAAATCAAATAACGACAAGACCGTTTAA
- a CDS encoding NCS2 family permease, with product MKNYFRFNELGTNYRREILGGLTTFLSMAYILVVNPVMLTLQSIEDYPDELRMDYGAVFAATALAAAIGSILMGLIARYPISLAPGMGLNAFFAFTVVLGFGIPWQTALSGVLISGIIFVLLSLSGIREKIINAIPVELKYAVGAGIGLFITFVGFQNAGIITNDDSVLVGLGDLTSGNTLLAVFGIVVTVILMTRGVKSGVFIGMVITAIAGMIFGQVPVPEKIIGAVPSIAPTFGVAFDAFGNPGDLFTGQMLIVILTFLFVAFFDTAGTLVAVAQQAGLMKDNVLPRVGKGLLADSLSIVSGAILGTSTTTSYVESTSGVAAGARSGFAAVVTGLLFVLSLFFFPLLSVVTSAVTAPALVIVGVLMASSLKNIDWQKFEIAVPAFFTVIMMPMTYSIATGIACGFIFYPITMSMKGRAKEVHPIMWGLGVVFLLYFIFLK from the coding sequence ATGAAAAATTATTTTCGGTTTAACGAGCTGGGAACTAATTATCGCCGTGAAATACTTGGCGGTCTAACTACGTTCCTTTCAATGGCATATATCCTGGTTGTTAACCCTGTGATGCTGACTTTACAAAGCATCGAGGACTATCCGGATGAATTGAGAATGGACTACGGAGCGGTTTTTGCAGCTACCGCCTTAGCAGCCGCAATTGGCTCGATATTGATGGGACTTATAGCCAGGTATCCAATCTCTCTTGCCCCGGGCATGGGATTGAATGCTTTCTTCGCTTTTACCGTTGTACTTGGTTTTGGGATTCCTTGGCAGACGGCTTTATCAGGGGTATTGATATCAGGTATAATATTCGTTTTGCTTTCATTATCGGGAATACGTGAGAAAATCATTAATGCAATTCCGGTCGAATTGAAATACGCAGTTGGAGCCGGTATCGGTTTGTTCATTACCTTTGTAGGGTTTCAGAATGCTGGAATCATCACGAATGATGACAGTGTACTTGTCGGACTGGGCGATTTGACATCAGGAAATACTTTATTGGCTGTGTTCGGAATTGTCGTAACCGTCATTTTGATGACGAGAGGCGTCAAAAGCGGCGTGTTCATAGGAATGGTCATTACGGCCATTGCAGGAATGATCTTTGGACAAGTTCCGGTGCCGGAGAAAATAATCGGTGCCGTTCCTAGCATAGCGCCAACATTCGGGGTTGCGTTCGATGCCTTCGGAAATCCCGGTGATCTTTTCACTGGTCAAATGTTAATCGTAATATTGACCTTCTTGTTCGTAGCTTTCTTTGATACAGCCGGTACGTTAGTGGCTGTTGCGCAACAAGCTGGACTGATGAAGGATAATGTACTTCCTAGAGTGGGAAAAGGGTTACTTGCTGATTCATTATCCATCGTTTCAGGTGCAATTCTTGGTACATCCACCACGACATCATATGTAGAGTCTACATCAGGTGTTGCTGCTGGTGCTCGAAGCGGTTTTGCGGCTGTAGTGACAGGGTTGCTGTTTGTCCTATCCCTTTTCTTCTTCCCGCTTCTTTCAGTTGTGACATCTGCGGTGACTGCGCCGGCATTGGTTATAGTCGGAGTGTTAATGGCATCATCACTTAAAAATATTGACTGGCAGAAGTTCGAAATTGCGGTTCCGGCCTTCTTTACGGTCATCATGATGCCTATGACATATTCAATTGCGACAGGTATAGCTTGCGGATTCATCTTCTATCCTATCACCATGTCGATGAAAGGAAGAGCTAAAGAGGTTCACCCAATCATGTGGGGTCTTGGAGTCGTCTTCCTGCTATATTTCATTTTCTTGAAGTAA
- a CDS encoding DUF4129 domain-containing transglutaminase family protein, producing the protein MNVTTEKLERFMHVLMYVFGLVLITEWLRPVDKLTDTGNIIIFILFLLYSLLLHYFRIHWSIRFILISAYIMISLQFLHSKDALFQLSWLKGFLADFKGNLGFIYDGNWELITNPFRTLLFFVLLWLVTYLIHYWVMVRQSIFFFFMLTVIFISVLDTFTPYVGDVAMIRIIIIGFLMLGLLSLLRLTIQERIKFPMASINKWILMLTGMILVSVLVGFAAPKLSPQWPDPVPYITSYSDKAGKEEGGSKRKSVGYDEDDSELGGSIEPDSSIVFYNNAPAGHYWKVENKDTYTGKGWVSILETDFHTFSNGQDMASLDIYDVPEVVRTEEMTAKVSMTESYSHILHPQSGYLKKIEAKNGMDFKYYQGMDKVISEQDNGERLSLKEYELFYDMPSFDIAELREVTDPDESMDLIMEKNTQLPEGLPNRIYELASRLTRNETNWYDKAKAIEDYFDGPEFIYSKDDIPYPESNQDYVDQFLFETQIGYCDNFSSAMVVLLRAANIPARWVKGYTEGEKSILDGESVYKVTNNNAHSWVEVYFAGIGWVPFEPTKGFDGEVEFYDSELKQEVMNPEETPTNEEQTKKETRELHDTPARETQSSVKTGIGNMEWFLKWTAITLSGVLILASIGYFFRRKWIPHLQILRYRKKTGAHFSTAYLILLKQLKRAGLVRPKGQTLREYAAYVDAVYDTDEMSELTAKYELMIYRGDVEDGEWKHLQKGWESLMRKTSS; encoded by the coding sequence ATGAATGTCACTACCGAAAAGTTGGAAAGGTTCATGCATGTCCTGATGTATGTATTTGGTCTGGTGTTGATTACTGAATGGTTAAGGCCTGTCGATAAACTCACCGATACAGGTAATATCATCATTTTTATCTTATTTTTGCTCTATTCCCTGCTACTGCATTATTTCCGCATACATTGGTCAATCCGATTTATTCTCATTAGTGCTTATATAATGATTTCATTACAGTTCCTCCATTCAAAAGACGCTTTATTTCAATTGTCATGGCTGAAAGGATTTCTAGCGGATTTTAAGGGCAATCTTGGTTTTATATATGATGGAAATTGGGAGTTGATCACAAATCCATTTCGAACGTTGCTATTTTTTGTCCTTCTTTGGCTTGTAACATATTTGATCCATTACTGGGTGATGGTGAGGCAAAGCATCTTTTTCTTTTTTATGTTAACGGTGATTTTTATATCTGTACTTGACACATTCACTCCTTATGTGGGGGATGTGGCAATGATTAGAATCATCATCATCGGCTTCTTGATGCTAGGCTTGCTGTCCCTGCTGAGGCTAACGATACAGGAGAGGATTAAGTTTCCGATGGCTTCCATCAATAAGTGGATCTTGATGCTGACCGGCATGATATTGGTAAGTGTCCTTGTTGGTTTCGCTGCCCCGAAGCTCTCTCCGCAGTGGCCGGACCCAGTGCCTTATATTACTTCCTATTCTGATAAAGCGGGGAAAGAAGAAGGTGGTTCGAAGCGTAAAAGTGTCGGATATGATGAAGACGATTCGGAACTTGGCGGTTCGATAGAGCCGGATAGTTCCATCGTTTTTTATAATAATGCTCCTGCAGGACATTACTGGAAAGTCGAGAACAAGGATACTTATACCGGTAAAGGGTGGGTTTCGATACTGGAAACGGACTTTCACACTTTTTCCAACGGACAGGATATGGCTTCTTTAGATATTTACGACGTACCTGAAGTGGTGAGGACAGAAGAAATGACGGCAAAAGTGTCCATGACGGAATCATATTCCCATATCCTTCATCCGCAGTCAGGGTATTTAAAAAAGATTGAGGCCAAAAACGGGATGGATTTCAAATATTATCAGGGTATGGACAAAGTTATTTCCGAACAGGATAATGGCGAACGACTGTCCCTGAAAGAGTATGAGCTTTTCTATGATATGCCGAGTTTTGATATAGCTGAGTTAAGGGAGGTAACGGATCCCGACGAATCGATGGATTTAATAATGGAAAAAAACACTCAGCTTCCAGAGGGGTTGCCAAACCGGATATATGAATTGGCATCCCGTCTTACAAGGAATGAAACGAATTGGTACGATAAAGCAAAAGCCATTGAGGATTATTTTGATGGACCTGAATTCATTTATTCTAAGGACGATATTCCGTATCCGGAGAGCAATCAAGATTATGTCGATCAATTTTTATTCGAGACACAGATAGGGTATTGCGATAATTTTTCAAGTGCAATGGTCGTTTTACTAAGAGCCGCCAATATACCTGCAAGGTGGGTAAAGGGTTATACGGAAGGGGAAAAATCAATCCTTGATGGCGAATCCGTTTATAAGGTGACCAATAATAATGCTCATTCCTGGGTCGAGGTTTATTTTGCAGGGATAGGCTGGGTTCCCTTCGAGCCGACAAAGGGTTTCGATGGGGAAGTTGAATTTTACGATTCGGAATTGAAACAGGAAGTGATGAACCCTGAAGAAACCCCAACTAATGAAGAGCAAACAAAGAAAGAGACCAGGGAACTTCATGATACACCCGCTAGGGAAACTCAATCATCCGTGAAAACTGGTATTGGGAACATGGAATGGTTCTTAAAATGGACTGCCATCACACTGTCAGGTGTATTGATACTTGCTTCTATTGGTTATTTCTTCAGAAGGAAGTGGATTCCTCATCTGCAGATTCTTCGTTATAGAAAGAAAACCGGTGCTCATTTCTCGACAGCCTATTTAATATTATTGAAACAATTAAAACGAGCTGGTTTGGTTCGTCCGAAGGGGCAAACTTTAAGGGAGTACGCCGCCTATGTGGATGCAGTATACGATACGGATGAGATGAGTGAATTGACGGCTAAATACGAGTTAATGATATATCGTGGAGACGTGGAAGATGGCGAATGGAAACACTTACAAAAGGGTTGGGAAAGTTTAATGAGAAAAACTAGCTCTTGA